The following are encoded in a window of Sminthopsis crassicaudata isolate SCR6 chromosome 5, ASM4859323v1, whole genome shotgun sequence genomic DNA:
- the LRRC4 gene encoding leucine-rich repeat-containing protein 4, which translates to MKLLWQVTVYHTWNAILLPIVYLTAQVWILCVAIAAAAAAAASAGPQNCPSVCSCSNQFSKVVCTRRGLSEVPQGIPSNTRYLNLMENNIQMIQADTFRHLHHLEVLQLGRNSIRQIEVGAFNGLASLNTLELFDNWLTVIPSGAFEYLSKLRELWLRNNPIESIPSYAFNRVPSLMRLDLGELKKLEYISEGAFEGLFNLKYLNLGMCNIKDMPNLTPLVGLEELEMSGNHFPEIRPGSFRGLSSLKKLWVMNSQVSLIERNAFDGLASLVELNLAHNNLSSLPHDLFTPLRYLVELHLHHNPWNCDCDILWLAWWLREYIPTNSTCCGRCHAPLHMRGRYLVEVDQASFQCSAPFIMDAPRDLNISEGRMAELKCRTPPMSSVRWLLPNGTVLSHASHHPRISVLNDGTLNFSHVLLTDTGVYTCMVTNVAGNSNASAYLNVSTAELNTSNYSFFTTVTVETTEISPEDTTRKYKPVPTTSTGYQPAYTTSTTVLIQTTRVPKVAVTTADTNDKMQTSLDEVMKTTKIIIGCFVAVTLLAAAMLIVFYKLRKRHQQRSTVSAARTVEIIQVDEDIPATTAAAASSSVSGEGAVVLPTIHDHINYNTYKPAHGAHWTENSLGNSLHPTVTTISEPYIIQTHTKDKVQETQI; encoded by the coding sequence ATGAAGCTCTTGTGGCAGGTAACTGTGTACCACACCTGGAATGCCATCCTGCTCCCCATCGTCTACCTCACAGCGCAAGTGTGGATTCTGTGTGTAGCCattgccgccgccgccgctgccgccgcctccGCCGGGCCCCAGAACTGCCCCTCCGTCTGTTCGTGCAGTAACCAGTTCAGTAAGGTGGTGTGCACGCGGCGTGGCCTGTCTGAGGTCCCCCAGGGCATTCCTTCTAACACCCGGTACCTCAACCTCATGGAAAATAACATCCAGATGATCCAGGCTGACACCTTCCGGCACCTTCATCACCTGGAGGTCCTGCAGTTAGGCAGGAACTCCATCCGGCAAATTGAGGTGGGGGCTTTTAATGGCCTGGCCAGCCTCAACACCCTGGAGCTCTTTGATAATTGGCTGACTGTCATCCCTAGTGGGGCCTTTGAGTATTTGTCTAAGCTTCGGGAGCTCTGGCTTCGAAATAACCCCATTGAGAGTATCCCCTCTTATGCCTTTAACCGGGTGCCCTCCCTCATGCGCCTGGATTTGGGGGAACTTAAGAAGCTGGAATATATCTCTGAGGGGGCTTTTGAGGGACTGTTCAACCTCAAGTACTTGAACTTGGGCATGTGCAACATCAAGGACATGCCTAATCTCACACCCTTAGTGGGACTGGAGGAGCTTGAGATGTCTGGGAACCATTTCCCTGAGATCAGGCCCGGCTCCTTCCGGGGCCTGAGCTCCCTTAAGAAGTTGTGGGTCATGAACTCACAGGTCAGCCTGATTGAACGTAACGCGTTTGACGGGCTGGCCTCCCTAGTAGAACTCAACTTGGCCCACAACAACCTCTCCTCCTTGCCCCATGACCTGTTCACTCCGCTGAGGTACCTGGTGGAGCTGCACTTACACCACAACCCTTGGAACTGCGATTGTGACATTCTGTGGCTAGCTTGGTGGTTGCGAGAGTACATCCCTACCAATTCCACCTGCTGTGGCCGCTGCCATGCCCCCCTGCACATGCGCGGCCGCTACCTCGTGGAGGTCGACCAGGCTTCCTTCCAGTGTTCTGCTCCCTTCATCATGGATGCGCCCCGGGACCTCAACATTTCCGAGGGGCGGATGGCAGAACTCAAGTGTCGGACTCCCCCCATGTCCTCTGTGCGGTGGCTGCTGCCCAATGGGACAGTGCTCAGCCACGCCTCCCACCATCCGCGGATTTCTGTCCTAAATGATGGTACTCTGAACTTCTCTCACGTGCTGCTCACAGACACAGGGGTGTACACTTGCATGGTGACCAATGTGGCAGGCAACTCAAACGCCTCGGCCTACCTCAACGTGAGCACGGCCGAGCTCAACACCTCCAACTACAGCTTCTTTACCACAGTCACAGTGGAGACCACAGAGATCTCCCCTGAGGATACCACCCGCAAGTACAAGCCTGTGCCCACCACCTCCACTGGCTACCAGCCAGCTTACACCACCTCCACCACAGTGCTCATCCAGACGACCCGTGTGCCCAAAGTGGCAGTGACTACGGCAGACACCAACGACAAGATGCAGACCAGCCTGGATGAGGTCATGAAGACCACCAAGATCATCATTGGCTGTTTTGTGGCAGTTACTCTGCTGGCTGCTGCCATGTTGATTGTCTTCTATAAACTTCGTAAGAGGCACCAGCAGCGCAGTACGGTATCAGCCGCCCGGACAGTTGAGATTATCCAAGTAGATGAAGACATCCCAGCAACCACAGCAGCGGCGGCTTCATCCAGTGTATCAGGTGAGGGGGCAGTAGTGCTGCCCACAATTCATGACCATATTAACTACAACACCTACAAACCAGCACATGGGGCCCACTGGACAGAAAACAGCCTGGGGAACTCTCTGCACCCCACAGTCACCACTATCTCTGAACCTTATATAATTCAGACTCACACCAAGGACAAGGTACAGGAAACTCAAATATGA